The Brassica oleracea var. oleracea cultivar TO1000 unplaced genomic scaffold, BOL UnpScaffold00825, whole genome shotgun sequence region AAGACGTTTATATAGCTAAACCGCTAAATATGAAATACATAAAAAccaaattgttttaaaattcggATTACGGGAAGAGCTTCGCGCACATGCAACAATATCGTCGAACAAAACGGAGGAGACAAATCTAGGTGACAGAAAAAAATCGACCAGCCCTCATTTGAGTATAATCGGATGTGTCAAGAAGTCTATGTCATGAATACCACACTGAACCAGTCCAACTTGCAGGATTTAACCCAAGAATCTGAGGAACTCTGTGCAGCAGAAGGAAACTTAAAGCAAGAAGAGGACCACTCCGAATACAAGGAAGCAATGATTACCTCTTGTTATAGTCAAGGTAGAAAGTTAATTCTATCAATATCACCATTTGCCTTCAACCACACAATGTTTTGCATGACTGTATCTGTCCATTGTCTAATATAAGAATGAATCTTATTCCCTGCATGTAATGGTTTCATCGTTGGGACAACCATTCCTGAAGTTAGTTCTAttagaaaatagaaacatatgGTGTATAGGTGGAAATGAGTCTAGGCCAATGACTGCGAAGAAACGAAAACTCTTCTctgaaattaaaaacaattttagaaATGCTGAAGATGTAAAGCCAGGTCATGAAGGTGAATAACAATCAATACACCAATGTGTTTAccttatactccctccgtttcattttacttGTCGTTGTAGACTTCGACatacagattaataaaacatttaagtttatctatttactagataaaaacatcattatcaatacacctaactaaatttcaaccaatagaaaaatatattagaataaaaagtaaataaattttgcattgaaatcataaaacgacactaattttgaaacaaaaattttactctaaaaCGACATCTAATTCGAATCGGAAGGAGTAATAAATAGTGCTCGAAGGGTGTGCCCTCCATGTTTCTCCATTATATATGTCTCCATCTTGGCCACCAAATTTGTTTACATAAATTGTTCATAATTAAGTTATATCAAGtggtttaattaaaattttataaatgtttttagatAAGACATATAATTATGGGTTATAAAATCGTCTAATTAATATTGATCATAATTCGTAATGTTATAATGAATCaacataaacacacaaaaagttattattttattttatgtcaaaaataaaaataacatagcTTTTGAGAACAACTATTCTCAGAATGTTTCCTTAATACCAGGTCAAATTAGtcaaatatttaatagtttGAGTACCCAGCAACCTCAAAGTCTAATGCAAAGACCTTTTTCACGACGTGAAGGTCTCAACTGTTACATTTCTCCAACAGAGGCAAGCACGAACAAACATTAGAACATGTGGTGATGCATCTATAAACATTCTTTTGTCCTTTTGAGGAGAAACTAACacagaaaatttagaaaaaaatgggGAACTCGTTCACATGCATCTCGCACGAGGAAGAACGACGTCCCACAAAATCCTCGGCCGGCCGTGGCAAAGGAGGAAGTAAAACCAGAAAATACATGCGTCGCCTATCGCTCTCCTGCTCTGGCTCATCCTCCACTTCATCTTCCAAGAAAGGtgtaaacaaaccaaaaaagaagaTAAGAGAGAGACATCATCAAGATCACCATGGACACGATAAAAACTCTCATATTATTCAGGAGGAAACTTTGGCAGCCACTAATCTCCTCTTCAACCAAACCCCTCGTAACAGCAACTATGTTGTTCCTCCTAATTTCAGACAGTCCACCAGCTCAAGCGGCGGTTCAGGACCTGTCTCAGCCGTCCAGAGTCCCAAGAAATCGACTTGTGGATTCGTAAGAACCTCTAGCTCTAGGCGAAAGTCTAGTGTCAATCCAGTGATCAAGCCTAACCAGGTCCCAGACAAGGCAAGCcttttatttaatagaaaactAGTGAATATATGCTTATTTTGAGGTATATGTGTTTGCGTTTTGCGTTTACGCATAAGCTTATTCGTTACATTGAAAATTATCATAGATATtcgtattttttaattagaataagCCACTACTTTTAgcattttaaatgaaatcaTTCTGTAATTATACAAAATTGCAAACAAATTGAGAAAAAAGTTTCTTCTTTTAggtttaaattttacatttgtttttttttttatattttacattgtCGTAAACATTATTtatcatttaagaaaataagatGCAAACACACAAAATGGCATTTGAACAATAGTAGCTTATCTATGTCTTGTGACATTGTGAGCGATATGTGTGTATCTGTAACAGGAGCTGAAGAAGGTGGAAGTTTCAGAGACGAAGAGGTGTGTGCTAGTTCATGGTGGAGGATTTGGGGCTTGGTGTTGGTACAGAACCATAACTCTCTTAGAGAAACATGGTTTCCAAGTAGATGCTGTTGACTTGACCGGTTCAGGTATTAGCTCTACTGACACCAATACCATCACAAGCCTCGATCATTACTCCAAGCCTCTCCTCCACTTTCTGGAATCCCTCAAACCCAACGAGAAGGTTCGACTTAGTCTTTGAACATTTGTGATGAAATTAAGacaatttataatgttttaagaCCATAATTAATTACAGGTAATTTTGGTGGGGCATGATTTTGGAGGGGCTTGTATGTCTTATGCGATGGAAATGTTTCCTACTAAAATCTCCAAAGCTGTTTTTATCTCTGCTGTTATGTTGGCCAATGGTCAAAGCACTCTCGATCTCTTTAATCAACCGGtacctttttcattttattagaTCTTCTGCTCgttacattaatttattattttattacaaattataaaaatatattacattgaTGATTTTACTAATCAAGACAATTCAAACTTTTAATGAATATACACGTCCAAGATATTACATTGATGATTTTACAAACCGACAATTCAAATCTTTTGGTGAATGAAAAATTCATTGCTTCTAATATGCTTTTTTAATTGCGCTCATTGGTTCAATTAATTCTTTTTCAGCTGGGATCAAATGATCTGATGCAACAAGCTCATATATTTCTGTACGCCAACGGCAAAAAGAACCCTCCAACTGCCGTTGACTACGACAGATCTTTGCTTAGAGATTTTATCTTTGATAAGAGCCCACCAAAGGTAAATCTAAACCGAGCCGTTACAGTCCGGTTTGATTACTGAATTTACTTGGATTTTTTGTATAGGACCTCGCATTGTCATCGGTATCCATGAGACCGTTTCCGTTCGCGCCAATTGTTGAAAAACTTCACGTGTCGGAGAAAAACTACGGCTCTATTCGACGGTTCTACATAAAAACTATGGAGGATTGTGCCATACCGGTTCCTCTTCAGGACGTGATGATAAAATTGAACCCACCTGAACAAGTTTTTCAGCTCAAAGGAGCCGATCATGCACCGTTCTTTTCTCGGCCTCAGTCCTTGAACCGAATCCTCGTCGAGATAGCTAAACTACCATTTAAAAAATCATCGTGAtatatttgatgattttggtTATTATTCCAAACCGGATAACAAAGACTAAACCAAATCGGTTATTGGATCTCATAACCTTAGAGATTGTTTTGAGAGTTGGACCGAGCAGTGAGCAGAACATTATCTGGTCCTGGTCTGAATATCgtatgttatttgttgatttattttgatacatttttctaataaaaagaatatttctaGTAATCACAAAAAGTATGCCATATTAATAATTCCTTATgtcgaggaaatgaatttcacATTTAGGTTTTTAATTTCCTACTTCTATAGCCTCTTTAATCTCCTTTTGTTTCATATGCATATTCTAGATATTTtgtataatcatatatatttctcCGATAGACATTCGAAATCGCTTGTTGCACACGGTTGGTCTATGAGAAATGCAACTTGTTGacaccatatatatatgttacccAATCTTGAGTGTCGttaccatctttttttttttgttcttatggTACAAAAGGTTTGATCATATTTCTTATCCTCAAGACTTTTAATACATTCTGGATCTGCCTCTCGTACAATAGACTCACTATCATCATTTGCAACTTGACTCCACGGAGCTGTCCACGAATTATGTAATGTTAAATGTAATAGTCAGTCTGTTAGTCACGCGTTAATCTATACTCTGCTTGGtgattttcttaacattttaaattctGTCTAGATTTTAGGTTGTGAACACAAACTCGACT contains the following coding sequences:
- the LOC106320124 gene encoding putative methylesterase 13, chloroplastic, translated to MGNSFTCISHEEERRPTKSSAGRGKGGSKTRKYMRRLSLSCSGSSSTSSSKKGVNKPKKKIRERHHQDHHGHDKNSHIIQEETLAATNLLFNQTPRNSNYVVPPNFRQSTSSSGGSGPVSAVQSPKKSTCGFVRTSSSRRKSSVNPVIKPNQVPDKELKKVEVSETKRCVLVHGGGFGAWCWYRTITLLEKHGFQVDAVDLTGSGISSTDTNTITSLDHYSKPLLHFLESLKPNEKVILVGHDFGGACMSYAMEMFPTKISKAVFISAVMLANGQSTLDLFNQPLGSNDLMQQAHIFLYANGKKNPPTAVDYDRSLLRDFIFDKSPPKDLALSSVSMRPFPFAPIVEKLHVSEKNYGSIRRFYIKTMEDCAIPVPLQDVMIKLNPPEQVFQLKGADHAPFFSRPQSLNRILVEIAKLPFKKSS